A region of Candidatus Paceibacterota bacterium DNA encodes the following proteins:
- the tnpB gene encoding IS66 family insertion sequence element accessory protein TnpB (TnpB, as the term is used for proteins encoded by IS66 family insertion elements, is considered an accessory protein, since TnpC, encoded by a neighboring gene, is a DDE family transposase.), producing the protein MKDVGFFAKIFLGREPADFRKQAHGLALLASHVMALNPMEDRALFIFTNKRRSAIKALYWDQTGYALWWKTLERDCYHWPEISREQSKISISAKELKWLLDGVDLNKIKTHEKVKLT; encoded by the coding sequence ATGAAGGACGTAGGATTTTTTGCAAAAATTTTTCTTGGCCGGGAGCCTGCCGACTTTCGGAAACAAGCCCACGGTCTGGCTCTGCTTGCAAGCCACGTCATGGCACTCAACCCCATGGAAGATAGGGCGTTATTTATCTTTACCAACAAGCGCCGCTCCGCAATCAAAGCCTTGTACTGGGATCAGACAGGCTACGCTCTGTGGTGGAAAACGCTTGAACGTGATTGTTATCATTGGCCCGAAATTTCGCGAGAGCAAAGCAAAATTTCCATTTCTGCGAAGGAGTTGAAATGGCTGCTGGACGGAGTCGATTTGAATAAAATAAAAACTCACGAAAAGGTTAAATTAACCTAG
- a CDS encoding IS66 family transposase, with product MKSSTIEKYKSLSQASLLSLLAQKDDQILLLNNRVLTLQHYLFGHSKEKSFADPAGLRLLFNEADSLEDSAPDVADEDQDDSEKTSDNNSGNKKKSRGKRKALPADLPRLREEFDLSEQEKVCPTHNVPLTKIGEKTSEKLDITPAKIFVIDQIRMTYKCPCCSAEGNEHIVTASKDPEIIPGSIASSGLLATIVTYKYMDHLPLHRLEQTFKRIGIDLNRTSMARWMIACSRQVQPLLNLMRETILSGEVAQCDETVVQVLNEPGRAPEQNSYMWVLARQHIAPILLYCYFDNRGKSAANELLDGFTGTLMTDALKTYECASRSNNFKLAACWAHSRRRFFLAEKADHKALKAKPKEILASTQGLTFIRQLYKVEGELKGIPPEETRQIRRERSKPILDEFRAWLEENAGKCLPKSLLGKAISYTIDQWTKLVRFLDNGLIPLDNNYVEAHIRPFVIGRNNWTFSATPAGAQASAALYSLVETAKANGICPHSYLSTIFKELPKAKTVDDFERLLPYNIANYFTIQPFTRPG from the coding sequence ATGAAGTCGTCTACAATTGAAAAATATAAAAGCTTGTCTCAGGCCAGTCTGCTTTCTTTGCTCGCGCAAAAAGACGATCAGATCCTTCTTTTAAACAATCGCGTTCTAACTTTACAGCATTATCTTTTCGGCCATAGCAAAGAAAAATCCTTTGCCGACCCAGCCGGTTTGCGTTTGCTGTTTAATGAAGCGGACTCGTTGGAAGATTCGGCTCCGGATGTGGCGGATGAAGACCAGGACGACAGCGAGAAAACCTCTGATAACAATAGTGGTAATAAGAAAAAGTCTCGGGGCAAGCGAAAGGCCCTTCCTGCCGACTTGCCAAGGCTGCGTGAGGAGTTTGACCTCAGTGAGCAGGAAAAGGTATGTCCAACGCACAATGTTCCCTTGACGAAAATCGGCGAAAAAACGTCGGAAAAATTAGACATAACGCCAGCCAAGATTTTTGTGATCGATCAGATTAGGATGACCTACAAATGCCCATGTTGCAGCGCTGAGGGCAATGAGCACATCGTGACCGCCAGCAAAGATCCAGAGATCATTCCGGGCAGCATCGCATCTTCAGGATTGTTGGCTACAATTGTAACGTACAAATACATGGATCATTTGCCACTGCATCGCTTGGAGCAGACTTTTAAGCGTATTGGCATCGATCTTAATCGGACTTCAATGGCGCGATGGATGATCGCTTGCTCTCGCCAAGTTCAACCTTTACTCAATCTGATGCGAGAAACTATCCTCAGCGGTGAAGTTGCCCAGTGCGACGAAACCGTAGTCCAGGTTTTGAATGAACCAGGTAGGGCCCCTGAGCAAAATAGTTATATGTGGGTCCTGGCGAGGCAGCATATTGCGCCAATTCTGTTGTATTGCTATTTTGACAATCGCGGAAAGTCTGCTGCCAATGAACTTCTTGATGGCTTCACAGGAACCCTGATGACCGATGCTCTCAAGACTTACGAGTGTGCGTCGCGTAGCAACAATTTTAAGCTGGCTGCCTGCTGGGCCCATAGTCGCCGACGTTTTTTTCTAGCTGAAAAGGCGGATCACAAGGCTCTAAAAGCGAAGCCCAAGGAAATTCTTGCTTCGACCCAAGGGTTAACTTTTATTCGACAGCTCTACAAAGTCGAAGGAGAGCTTAAGGGTATTCCGCCGGAAGAAACCCGCCAAATCCGACGTGAGCGGTCTAAGCCGATTCTCGATGAATTCAGGGCCTGGTTGGAAGAAAATGCTGGCAAGTGCCTACCAAAATCACTCTTGGGCAAGGCGATCAGTTATACGATAGATCAATGGACTAAACTGGTCCGATTTTTGGATAATGGGCTGATCCCGCTCGACAACAATTACGTAGAAGCTCACATAAGACCATTTGTGATTGGTCGCAATAACTGGACTTTTAGCGCCACCCCTGCCGGTGCCCAAGCGAGTGCCGCACTCTACAGCCTGGTCGAGACTGCCAAGGCTAATGGAATTTGCCCCCATAGCTACCTATCAACGATTTTCAAAGAGCTGCCAAAGGCCAAGACGGTTGACGATTTTGAAAGGCT